The Congregibacter litoralis KT71 genome contains a region encoding:
- the pepN gene encoding aminopeptidase N yields MRDGQPKTIFLSDYQPPAYKISHTELHFELFDDYSLVHARLHFERASKGPEATPLILNGQELELVSLAVDGESLGAERYDLNDESLRVDGLPATGILETTARIFPQSNDSLEGLYRSRGLFCTQCEAEGFRKISWFLDRPDVMSTYAVTIDADAQACPELLSNGNCVHRETLADGRHRAVWEDPHPKPSYLFALVAGDLARVEDRFTTMGGREVRLIILVEEKDLDKCAHAMDSLKRSMRWDEERFGREYDLDVFHVVAVDDFNMGAMENKSLNIFNTSCVLAAPDTTTDLGYQRIESIVAHEYFHNWSGNRVTCRDWFQLSLKEGFTVFRDAEFSADMGSRSLKRVEDAMTLRTLQFAEDAGPMAHPVRPASFIEISNFYTLTVYEKGAEVVRMIQTLVGEENFRRGSDLYFERHDGQAVTCDDFVAAMEDASGRDLSDFKRWYSQAGTPELTIRDQWDEEEGVYTLTVSQETPLTPGQAEKEPLVIPLAMGLLGDAGNLRITLEGEPENTETDDNTHRVLIVDQPTQVYRFTGLPERPTPSLLRGFSAPVRVDYPYTREQLLQLVSRDGDDFVRWDAMQQLMVSALNALQAHPDNESLDPLLEAAVKAIGSQSLDPAVQADMLRLPSETYLAELASHGGTADVQGIFRARESLRRSLAGTLHDNWAALFEASRVTESYAATGEQIGARALANVALDYLATANESGVAAAADYYYASDNLTNRLVALRAVLREGEESLGAALLDDFYERFGDEALAMNHWLTVQAEITHGDAVTRVRGLMNHPAYDSRNPNKIRALIGGFANANVVNFHRADGAGYQLLGEVVESLNAQNPQIASRLLTPLTRWKNYAAGGDLMHAELQRLSALPSLSPDVFEVVSKSLA; encoded by the coding sequence ATGCGGGATGGGCAGCCAAAGACTATTTTTCTCAGCGATTATCAGCCGCCGGCCTACAAGATCAGTCATACGGAGCTCCACTTTGAGCTCTTTGATGACTACAGTCTGGTACACGCGCGGCTACATTTTGAGCGCGCGTCCAAGGGGCCGGAGGCTACGCCGCTGATCTTGAACGGTCAGGAACTGGAGCTGGTGTCTCTGGCGGTCGATGGAGAAAGCCTTGGCGCTGAGCGCTACGACCTGAACGATGAAAGCCTGCGCGTCGATGGGCTGCCGGCGACGGGGATTCTCGAAACCACGGCGCGCATCTTTCCCCAGTCCAATGATTCTCTCGAGGGGCTCTACCGGTCCCGGGGCCTGTTTTGCACGCAGTGTGAAGCCGAGGGCTTCCGCAAGATAAGCTGGTTCCTCGACCGGCCCGACGTCATGTCGACCTATGCCGTGACCATCGATGCGGATGCACAGGCCTGCCCGGAACTCCTGAGCAACGGCAACTGTGTGCATAGGGAAACCCTCGCCGATGGTCGCCATCGCGCCGTATGGGAAGACCCCCATCCCAAGCCCAGCTATCTTTTTGCATTGGTTGCCGGGGATCTGGCGCGCGTAGAAGACCGCTTCACCACGATGGGTGGCCGCGAGGTGCGCCTGATTATTCTGGTGGAGGAAAAGGATCTGGATAAGTGCGCTCACGCCATGGACTCCCTGAAACGTTCCATGCGTTGGGACGAGGAGCGCTTTGGTCGCGAATACGACCTGGATGTATTTCACGTCGTGGCCGTCGACGACTTCAATATGGGGGCCATGGAAAACAAGAGCCTCAACATTTTCAACACCTCCTGCGTACTGGCGGCTCCCGACACCACCACGGATCTCGGGTACCAGCGTATCGAGAGCATTGTTGCTCACGAGTATTTTCACAACTGGTCAGGAAACCGCGTTACCTGCAGAGACTGGTTTCAGCTGAGCCTGAAAGAAGGCTTTACGGTGTTTCGGGATGCGGAGTTCTCTGCGGATATGGGCTCCCGGTCTCTCAAGCGCGTAGAGGATGCCATGACCCTGCGCACCCTCCAATTTGCCGAGGACGCCGGGCCTATGGCGCATCCCGTGAGGCCCGCGTCATTTATTGAGATCTCCAACTTCTACACTCTCACGGTGTACGAGAAGGGCGCCGAAGTCGTGCGCATGATCCAGACCCTTGTGGGGGAGGAGAACTTCCGTCGTGGCAGCGACCTTTACTTTGAGCGGCACGATGGACAGGCCGTCACCTGTGACGACTTCGTGGCCGCCATGGAAGACGCTTCGGGCAGGGATCTTTCCGATTTCAAGCGCTGGTATTCCCAGGCGGGGACGCCGGAACTTACGATTCGCGACCAGTGGGACGAGGAGGAGGGTGTTTATACCCTGACTGTTTCCCAGGAGACGCCGCTGACACCGGGGCAGGCCGAAAAGGAGCCTCTCGTGATACCCCTGGCCATGGGCCTTTTGGGTGATGCTGGCAATTTACGGATAACTCTCGAAGGTGAGCCTGAAAACACCGAGACAGACGACAACACTCACCGGGTGCTTATCGTGGATCAGCCCACCCAGGTGTATCGTTTTACGGGGCTGCCCGAGCGTCCGACACCCTCCCTGTTGCGGGGCTTCTCTGCTCCCGTGCGCGTGGACTATCCCTACACCCGGGAACAATTGCTTCAGCTTGTGAGTCGCGACGGGGACGATTTCGTACGCTGGGACGCCATGCAGCAACTGATGGTATCGGCGCTCAACGCATTGCAGGCTCATCCTGACAATGAGTCTCTGGATCCTCTGTTGGAAGCGGCGGTGAAAGCCATCGGCAGTCAGTCTCTGGACCCCGCCGTGCAGGCCGATATGCTGCGTCTGCCCTCGGAAACCTACCTCGCAGAGCTCGCAAGCCATGGTGGCACGGCCGACGTGCAGGGCATTTTCCGTGCCCGGGAGAGTTTGCGACGCTCCCTCGCCGGCACGCTGCATGACAACTGGGCAGCACTGTTTGAGGCGTCGCGCGTAACAGAAAGCTATGCGGCGACCGGGGAGCAGATTGGTGCCCGGGCCCTGGCGAACGTTGCCCTGGATTATCTGGCGACGGCAAACGAGAGCGGTGTTGCCGCGGCCGCCGATTATTACTACGCCTCGGACAACCTCACGAACCGCCTTGTGGCTCTTCGGGCAGTGCTACGCGAGGGCGAGGAGTCTCTGGGTGCGGCGCTCCTTGATGATTTTTACGAGCGCTTTGGCGATGAGGCCCTGGCCATGAATCACTGGCTCACGGTGCAGGCCGAAATCACCCATGGCGACGCTGTCACCCGGGTGCGAGGCTTGATGAATCACCCGGCCTACGACAGCCGTAATCCCAATAAGATTCGCGCCTTGATCGGCGGCTTCGCCAACGCCAACGTCGTGAATTTTCACCGCGCTGACGGCGCGGGCTATCAATTGCTGGGTGAGGTCGTGGAGTCTTTGAATGCGCAGAACCCGCAAATCGCATCCCGCCTATTAACGCCCCTCACCCGCTGGAAAAACTACGCCGCGGGTGGCGACTTGATGCATGCAGAATTACAGCGACTCTCGGCGCTCCCCTCCCTGTCTCCCGACGTCTTCGAGGTGGTCAGCAAGTCACTGGCTTAG
- a CDS encoding NAD(+) kinase encodes MPGVFSQVGVVGRSRQEGIETVLEELIGALRDAGATLLLEDRFGELTSDGGDTHTRDSIGAHADLIIVLGGDGSMLSAAREMLQYGKPMLGVNRGRLGFLTDISPDRVREQIAAVMSGDFSSEERFLLDVSVQRNGETVAEGDALNDVVVNSGTSAQMIEVELYIDDEFVNRQRADGLIVSTPTGSTAYSLSGGGPIMHPSLDALLVLPMFPHALSSRPIVIRGDSEIRIDVLARNRIHPPVTCDGQVNMTARPGDSVLLRRNPAVLTLLHPPGHSFYASCRDKLRWSGALVD; translated from the coding sequence ATGCCCGGAGTATTTTCCCAGGTTGGGGTGGTGGGCCGAAGTCGCCAGGAAGGCATCGAAACGGTCCTGGAAGAGTTGATCGGGGCCTTGCGAGATGCCGGCGCCACTTTGCTCCTCGAAGACCGTTTTGGGGAGCTGACATCCGACGGCGGTGATACCCACACCCGGGACAGCATCGGTGCCCACGCCGATCTGATCATCGTTCTTGGCGGCGATGGTTCCATGCTCAGTGCCGCCAGGGAGATGCTCCAGTACGGCAAGCCGATGCTCGGCGTCAACCGCGGGCGCCTGGGGTTTCTTACGGATATCAGTCCGGATCGTGTTCGCGAGCAGATCGCCGCGGTCATGAGTGGCGATTTCAGTAGCGAAGAGCGGTTTCTCCTCGACGTCAGTGTGCAGCGCAATGGCGAGACCGTCGCCGAGGGTGATGCCCTCAACGACGTAGTCGTTAACTCCGGCACCTCGGCTCAGATGATCGAGGTTGAGCTTTATATCGACGACGAGTTTGTCAATCGTCAGCGGGCGGATGGCCTCATCGTGTCCACGCCCACCGGGTCTACGGCCTATTCCCTGTCCGGCGGCGGGCCAATCATGCATCCGTCCCTGGATGCGCTGCTGGTGCTACCGATGTTTCCCCACGCCCTTTCCAGTCGGCCCATTGTCATCCGCGGTGATAGCGAGATACGCATTGATGTGCTGGCGCGCAATCGCATCCATCCGCCGGTCACCTGCGATGGTCAGGTGAACATGACCGCGCGGCCCGGTGACTCGGTGCTCCTGCGACGAAACCCAGCGGTGCTGACCTTGCTGCATCCCCCGGGGCACAGTTTTTATGCCAGCTGTCGGGATAAGCTGCGCTGGAGCGGCGCGCTGGTCGACTAG
- a CDS encoding YeaC family protein, producing the protein MDYQTLIDTLSPDIVARLRQGIETGRWPDGQPLTPEQREHSLQAVIAWEQQHLPEDQRVGFIDKGKKAKAGVSGEGDTQQLRWADQNKDGTE; encoded by the coding sequence ATGGATTACCAGACGCTGATAGACACGCTGAGCCCCGATATCGTTGCGCGCCTGCGTCAGGGCATCGAAACGGGCCGCTGGCCGGATGGCCAGCCCCTGACCCCGGAGCAGCGGGAGCACAGCTTACAGGCGGTCATTGCCTGGGAGCAGCAGCATTTGCCCGAAGATCAGCGGGTTGGCTTTATCGATAAAGGCAAGAAAGCCAAGGCCGGTGTCAGCGGCGAGGGAGACACACAGCAGCTACGTTGGGCTGATCAAAACAAGGACGGCACAGAATGA
- a CDS encoding DUF3313 family protein, protein MHAIKKLTRAIAVAITPLALLSACAEQPSIQQGEGAETILGGLAKVDNSRADLAYVDPNADYARYTKVLIEPLDLDNVEIVQPDATRSMVNRYNREWELTDEDKAKLQTAFNDAMEKALQAGGAFEIASDGGDDVIRLEAMVTRIAPVAPKDDMQSRTTARSTVITQGGGSISVAIMLADGDSGEPLAIIKDSRSSMNSNMWSVNNSVTNMAEVRRNFSSWAKQIHDGLLAMQARGNAAAE, encoded by the coding sequence ATGCACGCCATCAAAAAACTGACCCGAGCAATCGCTGTCGCCATCACTCCTCTCGCGCTGCTAAGCGCCTGCGCCGAGCAGCCCAGCATCCAACAGGGCGAAGGAGCCGAGACCATTTTAGGAGGACTTGCGAAGGTCGATAACTCCAGGGCTGATCTTGCCTATGTCGACCCCAATGCGGATTACGCGCGCTACACCAAGGTGCTTATCGAGCCCCTGGACCTGGACAATGTCGAAATTGTGCAGCCGGACGCCACCCGCAGCATGGTGAATCGCTATAACCGCGAGTGGGAACTCACCGATGAGGATAAGGCCAAGCTCCAGACCGCCTTTAACGACGCCATGGAAAAAGCGTTGCAGGCTGGAGGCGCTTTTGAGATAGCCAGCGATGGCGGCGACGATGTAATCCGTCTGGAGGCCATGGTCACGCGCATCGCACCTGTGGCGCCCAAGGATGACATGCAGTCTCGAACGACGGCGCGCTCCACGGTGATCACTCAGGGTGGCGGCAGCATATCCGTTGCCATCATGTTGGCGGATGGCGACAGCGGGGAACCCCTGGCCATCATCAAAGACTCCCGCAGCAGCATGAACAGCAATATGTGGTCTGTGAACAACAGCGTGACTAATATGGCGGAGGTACGGCGCAACTTTAGCAGTTGGGCCAAGCAGATCCACGACGGCCTGCTCGCCATGCAGGCCCGCGGTAACGCCGCCGCGGAGTAA
- a CDS encoding DUF2797 domain-containing protein — protein MSISLGEGGIRKMKTALRDGSVDYALPLGEDAVPLNDLLGQSISLSFLGAIHCVHCGRKTKKSFNQGYCYPCFKRLAQCDSCIMSPQKCHYAAGTCREPEWGDANCMVDHFLYLANTSGLKVGITRGTQVPTRWIDQGASQAMPVYRVASRLDSGLVEVAFAAHVADKTAWQRMLKGANDPLDLSAEAARLSEACASTIEELRAERGIDAITALENDTVTSIEYPVLEYPTKVKSMTFDKMPEVAGTLLGIKGQYLILDTGVINMRRHAGYELALSQSTEN, from the coding sequence ATGAGCATTTCCCTGGGGGAGGGCGGCATTCGGAAAATGAAAACCGCCCTGAGGGACGGTTCCGTGGATTACGCCCTTCCTCTGGGTGAAGATGCAGTACCTCTAAATGACCTCCTGGGGCAGTCTATCAGTCTGAGTTTTCTGGGCGCGATCCACTGCGTGCACTGCGGTCGCAAAACCAAGAAGAGTTTTAACCAGGGATACTGTTATCCCTGTTTTAAACGTCTGGCCCAGTGCGACAGTTGCATCATGAGCCCGCAGAAATGCCATTATGCCGCCGGCACCTGCCGCGAGCCTGAGTGGGGTGATGCAAACTGCATGGTGGATCACTTTCTGTACCTTGCGAACACCTCGGGCTTAAAAGTGGGTATCACCCGGGGAACGCAGGTCCCTACGCGCTGGATCGATCAGGGCGCCAGTCAGGCGATGCCGGTCTACCGCGTGGCGAGTCGCCTGGACTCCGGCCTTGTCGAGGTAGCCTTTGCCGCTCACGTGGCGGACAAGACCGCCTGGCAGCGCATGCTCAAGGGGGCCAACGATCCCCTGGATCTCTCAGCGGAGGCTGCGCGTTTATCCGAGGCCTGTGCGTCCACCATCGAAGAGCTTCGCGCAGAGCGAGGCATCGACGCGATCACTGCCCTGGAAAACGATACGGTAACGAGTATTGAGTACCCGGTACTTGAGTATCCCACCAAGGTGAAGTCCATGACCTTCGATAAGATGCCCGAAGTAGCGGGCACGCTCTTGGGCATCAAAGGGCAGTATTTGATTCTGGATACCGGCGTTATCAATATGCGGCGCCATGCGGGCTATGAGCTCGCACTGTCCCAATCGACGGAGAACTGA
- a CDS encoding rhomboid family intramembrane serine protease — MSEALYRGALDEDLRPLSALLWQQKIAHRIVEEDGAQVLLLAVPEERERAASLLRRWQDGELRVTLRPAPAPTARPSNLPAIIAGAPVTLGLIALSICGFLLVYLNAPISWVAALTYEPFTLQGGRPVFSPAEGQIWRLVTPAFLHFGLMHIVFNSLWCWELGRRIEGALGSFNLLGLFLATAALSNFSQHTVSGSVLFGGLSGVVYAFLGFAWVAGQINPRWRHLAPATPIMLFMVGWLVVCLVGLVNVLGFSVANAAHVGGLLSGAAIGGAFALLYRNRS, encoded by the coding sequence ATGTCTGAAGCTCTTTATCGCGGCGCTCTTGATGAGGATCTGCGCCCTCTCAGCGCATTGCTCTGGCAGCAGAAGATTGCTCATCGCATCGTCGAGGAAGACGGCGCGCAGGTGCTACTCCTTGCCGTGCCCGAAGAGCGCGAGCGTGCTGCAAGCCTGCTCCGGCGCTGGCAGGATGGGGAACTGCGCGTGACCCTGCGCCCCGCACCGGCGCCCACAGCAAGGCCTTCAAATTTACCCGCCATTATTGCCGGCGCTCCTGTCACCCTGGGGCTTATTGCCCTGAGCATCTGCGGCTTTCTGCTGGTATACCTCAATGCGCCCATAAGCTGGGTGGCGGCTCTCACCTATGAGCCCTTCACCCTGCAGGGGGGGCGCCCGGTGTTTTCCCCGGCAGAGGGGCAGATCTGGCGCCTCGTAACACCGGCGTTTCTGCACTTCGGCCTGATGCACATCGTGTTCAACAGTCTCTGGTGCTGGGAGTTGGGGCGACGTATCGAGGGCGCTCTGGGAAGTTTCAATCTTCTGGGGCTGTTTCTGGCGACGGCGGCGCTGTCCAACTTTTCACAACATACGGTCTCGGGTTCCGTGCTCTTTGGGGGACTGTCCGGGGTGGTCTATGCGTTTCTGGGATTTGCCTGGGTGGCAGGACAGATCAATCCTCGTTGGCGGCATCTGGCACCCGCGACACCGATCATGCTGTTTATGGTGGGCTGGCTGGTGGTATGTCTCGTGGGTCTAGTGAATGTGTTGGGGTTTTCCGTGGCCAACGCCGCCCATGTGGGTGGACTGCTCAGTGGCGCTGCCATCGGTGGCGCCTTTGCCCTGCTCTACAGGAACCGCTCCTGA